A single window of Nicotiana sylvestris chromosome 3, ASM39365v2, whole genome shotgun sequence DNA harbors:
- the LOC138888109 gene encoding uncharacterized protein yields the protein MVGERDLLRVSPMKGVMRFRKKEKLSLRFIGPFEILRHVGEVAYELALPPSLAGVHSVFHVSMLRKYHSDSLHVLDFSSVQLDKDLSYVEEPVAILDRQVRNLRSKNIASVKVH from the coding sequence atggttggagagcgggacttgcttcgggtttcgcctatgaaaggcgttatgagatttaggaagaaggagAAATTGAGTctaaggtttattggtccttttgagatattgaggcatgttggggaggttgcctacgagcttgccttacctcccagcttggcaggagttcattcggtatttcatgtttcgatgcttcggaagtatcacagtgACTCGttgcatgtgttggatttcagttcagtccaattggataaggatctatcttatgttgaggagccagtggcgatattggacaggcaagttcgaaatttgaggtcaaagaacattgcatcagtgaaggttcattAG